One genomic region from Rosa rugosa chromosome 1, drRosRugo1.1, whole genome shotgun sequence encodes:
- the LOC133708341 gene encoding disease resistance protein At4g27190-like encodes MDFLSAIGSAIVEPIVRYTVQPVARQVGYVNHFKRNLQKLEARVEELRAAREGKNIEVAETQRKGEGIHPDVQLWLKKVEEITAKTDQFLKDECSQENLKCLHGFCPNLTMRHRLSRNSTKLLQEVVELHERRRQLPKVSCGVLREEACIISTGDYQAFQSRRSTFKEIMDELLKNPNTIRIGVYGIGGVGKSTLVKEVYRQAKQDQTKLFDDVVLVLDVKKNSDPEDLQKKIVEKLDMKISQSDDETIDGRAKRLCGRIKNKNVLVILDDVWEPIDLESVGLPSVATCKILLTSRSRKALSDMGTHKDFQLHILGEEETWALFENKAGDVVKDPAIQTVAKQVAQNCGGLPVLVVTVASALKNRTTLPPWKDALTCLQEGSDRDDELTEKAYLGLEWSYNQLTDKQLKPLFLLCGYAVQWNDIVLDDLLYYSVGLGFFEKPYTVEKAQNALYSWVEKLKDFCLLVESDDDRYVTMHDLVRNAANRIASRDPQILALVKDEDEGGLKEWPDRSFLEKCTTISLPCNGNFPSLPQVMQCPALRMFLLEGNSKPLAIAPTLFKEMKQLNVLSWINMGIGSLPQSLGLLENLRTLCLLYCTLDEISIVGQLRNLEILSFEGSDFVHLPQEIGQLAHLRLLDLSGCCRLEVISPGVISSLTSLECLTMKKKL; translated from the coding sequence ATGGATTTTCTTTCTGCAATTGGTAGTGCCATTGTTGAACCAATTGTCAGGTATACGGTTCAACCTGTTGCACGTCAAGTGGGTTATGTTAATCACTTCAAAAGAAACCTTCAAAAACTGGAGGCTCGAGTGGAAGAATTGAGAGCTGCTAGAGAGGGGAAAAACATTGAGGTTGCTGAAACTCAAAGAAAAGGTGAAGGAATCCACCCAGATGTCCAGTTGTGGCTGAAAAAAGTGGAGGAGATCACTGCAAAGACTGACCAATTCCTGAAAGATGAATGCAGCCAAGAAAATCTGAAATGCCTGCATGGGTTTTGCCCTAATCTGACCATGCGTCATCGGCTGAGCAGGAATTCTACAAAGCTGTTGCAGGAGGTTGTTGAACTACATGAAAGAAGAAGGCAACTTCCCAAAGTTTCATGCGGTGTCCTCCGCGAAGAGGCGTGCATCATATCTACTGGAGATTACCAGGCCTTTCAATCAAGGAGGTCAACTTTCAAGGAAATCATGGATGAATTACTGAAGAACCCTAATACCATCAGGATCGGGGTGTACGGAATTGGAGGCGTGGGTAAAAGCACACTTGTCAAAGAAGTGTATAGGCAAGCTAAACAAGATCAGACCAAGTTATTTGATGATGTGGTTTTAGTCCTCGATGTGAAAAAGAATTCAGACCCGGAAGATCTTCAGAAGAAAATTGTTGAAAAATTGGACATGAAGATTAGTCAAAGTGATGATGAGACTATAGACGGAAGGGCGAAGCGTCTATGTGGCAGGATAAAGAACAAAAATGTTCTTGTAATTCTGGACGATGTTTGGGAACCAATTGACTTGGAGTCTGTTGGACTTCCTAGTGTAGCTACTTGTAAGATACTGCTGACATCTAGAAGTAGAAAAGCATTATCTGATATGGGTACGCATAAAGATTTCCAGCTTCACATTTTAGGAGAAGAAGAGACTTGGGCTTTATTTGAGAACAAGGCAGGCGATGTTGTTAAGGATCCCGCTATACAAACAGTAGCAAAACAAGTTGCCCAAAACTGCGGAGGTCTGCCTGTTTTGGTTGTCACAGTGGCAAGCGCTTTAAAGAATAGAACCACTCTACCTCCATGGAAGGACGCTTTGACATGCCTGCAAGAAGGGTCTGACAGAGATGACGAATTGACAGAAAAGGCATACTTGGGTCTAGAGTGGAGTTACAATCAGTTGACTGATAAGCAACTTAAGCCATTGTTCTTGTTATGTGGATATGCTGTGCAGTGGAATGATATTGTTTTGGACGACTTGTTGTACTATAGCGtgggtttgggtttttttgAAAAGCCCTACACAGTGGAGAAAGCACAAAATGCATTGTATTCGTGGGTTGAAAAACTCAAGGACTTTTGTCTGTTGGTAGAGAGCGATGATGATAGATATGTCACAATGCATGACCTTGTACGCAATGCTGCTAACCGGATTGCATCCAGAGATCCACAGATCTTAGCATTAGTGAAAGATGAAGATGAGGGTGGTTTGAAAGAATGGCCAGATAGAAGTTTCTTAGAGAAGTGCACAACCATCTCTTTGCCTTGTAACGGCAATTTTCCAAGCCTTCCGCAAGTTATGCAATGCCCAGCTCTAAGAATGTTTCTGTTGGAGGGTAATTCTAAACCGCTGGCAATAGCCCCTACGTTATTTAAAGAGATGAAACAACTCAATGTTTTGAGTTGGATAAACATGGGCATAGGGTCTCTTCCTCAATCTCTTGGGCTCCTAGAGAATCTTCGGACACTTTGTTTACTATATTGCACATTGGACGAGATATCTATTGTTGGGCAGCTAAGAAACTTAGAAATTCTAAGCTTTGAAGGTTCTGATTTTGTACATCTGCCCCAAGAAATAGGGCAACTGGCTCATCTACGGTTGTTGGATCTATCCGGCTGCTGTAGACTTGAAGTGATATCACCTGGTGTTATATCAAGCTTGACAAGCCTGGAATGCTTGACAATGAAAAAAAAGCTTTGA
- the LOC133708420 gene encoding uncharacterized protein LOC133708420 translates to MAHSLASPPATATTPISARTKSKTHFPSSLKVTTGHQVSDGPNKLVHRRAAGLGLAGAALSVIVGDRSANAAARRPPPPPDDEKKEKKDPNVSGALAKVLASKKRKEAMKESVAKLREKGKPVPE, encoded by the exons ATGGCTCATTCCCTAGCCTCGCCGCCGGCTACTGCAACAACGCCAATCTCAGCAAGGACCAAGAGCAAGACACATTTTCCGTCGTCTCTCAAAGTCACGACTGGCCATCAAGTTTCAGATGGTCCTAACAAACTTGTTCACCGCAG GGCTGCGGGCTTGGGTTTGGCTGGTGCTGCGCTGAGCGTTATTGTGGGTGACCGGAGTGCCAATGCAGCCGCCAGAAGGCCGCCCCCGCCTCCGGATGACgagaaaaaggagaagaaggatCCCAATGTGAGCGGTGCTCTTGCAAAAGTGTTGGCTagcaaaaagagaaaggaagcCATGAAGGAATCCGTGGCTAAACTAAGAGAAAAAGGGAAGCCTGTTCCAGAATAA
- the LOC133708390 gene encoding large ribosomal subunit protein uL18 produces MAFAKAHKSKAYFKRFQVKYKRRREGKTDYRARIRLINQDKNKYNTPKYRFVVRFTNKDIVAQIVSASIAGDLVLASAYAHELPHYGLEVGLTNYAAAYCTGLLLARRVLKTLEMDAEYEGNVEATGEDFSVEPTESRRPFRALLDVGLIRTTTGNRVFGALKGALDGGLDIPHSDKRFAGFSKDNKQLDAEVHRKYIYGGHVAAYMRTLMEDEPEKYQSHFSEYIKKEIGADNIEEIYKKVHAAIRADPTMKKSEKPQHSEHKRFNLKKLTYEERKNKLIERLNAFNSAAHADDDDDE; encoded by the exons ATG GCTTTTGCCAAGGCTCACAAGTCCAAGGCCTACTTCAAGAGGTTCCAAGTCAAGTACAAGAGAAGGCGAG AGGGTAAGACTGACTACCGGGCAAGAATTAGGCTCATCAATCAAGACAAGAACAAATACAACACGCCCAAGTACCGGTTTGTTGTGAGATTT ACAAACAAGGATATTGTTGCTCAGATCGTATCTGCCAGCATTGCTGGCGATTTGGTCCTTGCATCAGCCTATGCTCATGAGCTGCCACACTATGGGCTTGAAGTTGGTCTCACAAACTATGCTGCAG CTTACTGCACTGGGCTTCTCTTGGCTCGCCGTGTCTTGAAGACACTTGAGATGGATGCTGAGTATGAGGGCAATGTTGAG GCTACTGGTGAGGATTTCTCTGTTGAGCCAACTGAGAGCAGAAGGCCATTCCGTGCTCTTCTTGATGTTGGCTTAATTAGGACAACTACTGGAAATCGTGTGTTTGGTGCCCTGAAG GGAGCTTTGGACGGTGGGTTGGATATTCCACACAGTGATAAGAGGTTTGCTGGTTTCTCCAAGGACAACAAGCAGCTTGATGCTGAGGTCCATCGCAAGTATATCTATGGTGGCCATGTTGCTGCATACATGAGG ACTTTGATGGAGGATGAACCAGAAAAGTATCAGAGCCATTTCAGTGAATACATTAAGAAAGAAATAGGAGCAGATAACATTGAAGAGATTTACAAGAAAGTGCATGCAGCCATCAGGGCCGACCCTACAATGAAGAAATCTGAAAAGCCTCAACACTCGGAACACAAGAG GTTTAATCTCAAGAAGCTTACCTACGAGGAAAGGaagaacaaattgattgagagACTGAATGCCTTCAACTCAGCCGCCCATGCTGATGACGATGACGATGAGTGA
- the LOC133708385 gene encoding probable 2-oxoglutarate-dependent dioxygenase AOP1, whose product MGSITNTDAKIPVIDFSGDDLKPGTSSWLEACNKVCSALEDYGCFVATLSDADCLELHNTIFGSLDDLFGFAKEIKLHNTYEKPFRGYHSPNSVHEGLGIDDPTNPEATQKFTKLFWPHGNHHFCETANSYAKLVTGLDQTVTRMIFEHYGVEKYCESHIGSTDYVLRLHKYNAADKEKTHKALPEHTDLNLTTIIHQNHVNGLEVKTKHGDQWIGFDASPNSFIFMTGDGFQVWSNDRIQPCLHRVTMSENAVRYSVLLSTFHNGIITVPEELIDDEHPLKYKPLNHLDYLASQLALTTSRVCVKNFCGL is encoded by the exons ATGGGTAGTATTACTAACACAGATGCCAAGATTCCAGTCATAGATTTCTCCGGCGACGACTTAAAGCCCGGAACAAGTTCATGGCTCGAAGCCTGCAACAAAGTCTGCAGCGCACTAGAAGACTATGGCTGCTTTGTAGCAACACTGTCCGATGCAGACTGTTTAGAGCTTCACAACACCATCTTTGGTAGCTTGGATGACTTGTTTGGTTTTGCCAAAGAGATCAAGCTCCACAACACTTACGAGAAGCCTTTCCGTGGTTACCATTCACCTAACTCTGTTCATGAAGGCTTGGGGATCGATGATCCTACAAACCCTGAGGCTACTCAGAAGTTCACCAAACTCTTCTGGCCCCATGGAAATCATCATTTCTG TGAGACTGCAAATTCATATGCCAAGCTGGTGACGGGGCTAGACCAGACTGTGACAAGAATGATATTTGAGCACTATGGGGTGGAGAAGTACTGTGAGTCTCATATTGGATCAACTGATTATGTTCTTAGACTCCACAAATACAATGCAGCAGACAAGGAGAAAACGCACAAGGCTCTTCCGGAGCACACAGACTTGAACCTCACTACCATCATTCATCAAAACCATGTGAATGGCTTGGAGGTCAAGACAAAGCATGGTGATCAATGGATTGGCTTTGATGCCTCCCCTAACTCTTTTATATTCATGACTGGGGACGGGTTTCAGGTATGGAGCAATGACAGAATTCAACCTTGTCTGCATAGAGTGACAATGAGCGAAAATGCAGTGAGATACTCGGTTCTACTCTCTACATTCCACAATGGGATCATAACTGTGCCCGAGGAGTTGATCGATGATGAACATCCTTTGAAATATAAGCCACTGAATCATCTTGATTACCTTGCTTCACAACTTGCTCTAACTACCAGCAGGGTTTGTGTTAAGAACTTCTGTGGTCTTTGA
- the LOC133708310 gene encoding probable phosphoinositide phosphatase SAC9, which produces MESPVGGVRQTSVIVVTLETGEVYVIASLSSRLDTQVIYVDPTTGALRYNAKPGFDVFKSEKEALNYITNGSEWLCRSTTYARAILGYAALGSFGLLLVATKLTATVPNLPGGGSVYTVTESQWIKILLQNPQPQGKGEVKNVNELTDMDIDGKHYFCEARDITRPFPSRMCLREPDDEFVWNAWFSMPFKNIGLPHHCVTLLQGFAECRGFGSSGNLEGVVALIARRSRLHPGTRYLARGLNSCYSTGNEVECEQLVWVPRRAGQTVPFNTYVWRRGTIPIWWGAELKITAAEAEIYVSDRDPYKGSADYYQRLSKRYDARNLDVAVGGTQNRKASVPIVCINLLRNGEGKSESILVQHFEESLNYIRSTGKLPYTRIPLINYDWHASIKLKGEQQTIEGLWRHLKAPTVSIAISEGDYLPSRDRIKDCRGEIIYNDDFEGAFCLRSHQNGVIRFNCADSLDRTNAASYFGSLQVFVEQCRRLGISLDSDLAFGYPSMTNYAGYTAPLPPGWEKRSDAVTGKTYYIDHNTRTTTWMHPCPDKPWKRFDMSFEEFKRSTILSPVSTLADLFLLAGDIHATLYTGSKAMHSQILSIFNEDAGKFKQFSAAQNMKITLQRRYKNAVVDSSRQKQLEMFLGMRLFKHLPSVSFHPLNVVSRPSGFFLKPVANMFPSSNGEASLLSFKRKDLIWVCPQAADVVELFIYLGEPCHVCQLLLTVSHGADDSTYPSTVDVRTGRCLDGLKLVLEGASIPHCVNGTNLVIPIPGPISAEDMAITGAGARLHAQDISTLPLLYDFEELEGELDFLTRVVALTFYPAVSGRTPITLGEIEVLGVSLPWKGVFNKEGPGARLPEQAKNFQNETKPSFSRSDTNPFSGASSNDVPPPVQPSVSEDNLVDLLTGEVILSEQIAQPVIGNAVDKGGDLLDFLDQAVVEYHGAQNDHKLSSSHDGRSSDSSSQQYVDRLKSLTGPRMERKLDFMEAMKLEIERLRLNISAAERDRALLSIGTDPATINPNVLLDERYMGRLCRVANSLALLGQVSLEDRITSAIGLETTDDNVIDFWNISKIGECCYGGMCEVRAETDPRTSKSFSEPSGGGSPSILLCSQCQRKVCKVCCAGRGALLVSGYGSREATNYNGVVRQGGSSHGSQVDISTNRSVVLDGVVCKRCCHEIVLFALILDYVRVLLSMRRSSRADASAHEALNQVTGFSLKDGLSESNQSSGKRSIKSLRQVLDGEESLAEFPFASFLHSVETATDSAPLLSLLAPLDCGSRHSYWKAPPSTTSVEFIIVLGTLSDVSGVSLLISPCGYSEAEAPTVQIWASNKIHKEERSCMGKWDVQSLIASSSEYFGPEKLVREDQVPRHVKFAFKNPVRCRIIWVTLRLQRPGSSSLNFENLNLLSLDENPFAEVTRRASFGGAVEREPCLHAKRILVVGSPVKKDLARTSSQGSDQMNMKNWVERDPQLNRFRVPIEAERLLDNDIVLEQFLSPASPLLAGFRLDAFGAIKPLVTHSPPSNARIWDVSATLLDDRHISPAVLYIQVSIFQEPNNTVTVAEYRLPEAKPGTAMYFDFPRKIQTRRITFKLLGDVTAFADDPTEQDDPGSRGLPVAAGLSLANRIKLYYYDDPYELGKWASLSAV; this is translated from the exons AGGTCATATATGTTGATCCTACTACTGGAGCACTTCGCTACAATGCGAAGCCAGGATTTGATGTTTTTAAATCCGAAAAGGAAGCTTTGAATTACATTACAAACGGTTCGGAGTGGTTGTGTAGGAGCACGACCTATGCCCGTGCAATATTGGGATATGCTGCTTTGGGCAGCTTTGGTTTGCTTCTTGTGGCTACCAAGTTGACTGCTACTGTTCCGAATCTGCCTGGCGGAGGGTCTGTGTATACAGTGACTGAGAGTCAATGGATCAAGATATTGCTTCAGAATCCACAGCCCCAGGGGAAAGGAGAAGTGAAGAATGTTAATGAATTGACTGATATGGACATTGATGGGAAGCATTACTTTTGTGAGGCAAGGGACATCACTCGGCCATTTCCTAGCCGTATGTGCTTGCGTGAACCTGACGATGAATTTGTTTGGAATGCTTGGTTCTCGATGCCTTTCAAAAACATTGGGCTTCCGCACCATTGTGTCACTCTTCTTCAG GGTTTTGCAGAATGTCGAGGTTTTGGATCCTCAGGGAATCTGGAAGGAGTTGTTGCTCTCATAGCTCGTCGTAGCAGGCTGCATCCTGGTACTCGATACTTGGCTAGGGGATTAAATTCATGTTATAGCACAG GAAACGAAGTGGAGTGTGAGCAACTTGTATGGGTCCCTAGAAGGGCTGGCCAAACTGTTCCTTTCAACACGTATGTCTGGCGGCGGGGGACAATTCCAATCTGGTGGGGTGCAGAGTTAAAGATCACTGCTGCCGAAGCAGAAATATATGTTTCAGACCGCGATCCTTATAAAGGGAGTGCAGATTACTACCAGAGGTTGAGTAAGAGGTATGATGCACGGAATTTAGATGTAGCTGTTGGGGGGACTCAGAATCGAAAAGCATCAGTTCCAATTGTATGTATCAACTTGCTTAGAAATGGAGAAGGAAAGTCGGAATCCATTTTAGTACAGCATTTTGAGGAATCTTTAAACTACATCAGATCCACAGGAAAACTTCCTTATACGCGAATTCCTTTAATAAATTATGACTGGCATGCAAGTATAAAGTTAAAAGGCGAACAGCAAACCATTGAAGGATTATGGAGACATCTAAAAGCACCCACTGTATCTATAGCCATTTCTGAAGGAGATTATTTGCCTTCACGAGACAGAATTAAGGACTGCAGAGGAGAAATTATCTACAATGATGACTTTGAAGGTGCTTTCTGCTTGAGATCCCATCAAAATGGTGTAATACGTTTCAACTGTGCTGATTCTTTGGATAGAACAAATGCTGCAAGTTATTTTGGCTCTCTCCAGGTTTTTGTGGAGCAGTGTAGGCGGCTTGGTATATCGCTTGACAGTGATTTGGCATTTGGTTATCCGTCAATGACTAATTATGCCGGATATACAGCTCCTTTGCCACCAGGCTGGGAGAAGAGGTCGGATGCAGTAACAGGGAAAACATACTACATTGATCACAATACTAGGACCACAACATGGATGCATCCATGTCCCGATAAACCTTGGAAAAGATTTGATATGTCATTTGAGGAATTCAAGAGGTCAACAATTTTATCTCCAGTATCCACGCTTGCAGATCTTTTTCTGCTCGCTGGTGATATTCATGCAACACTTTATACGGGCTCTAAAGCCATGCATAGTCAAATCCTCAGCATTTTCAATGAAGATGCTGGAAAGTTTAAACAATTTTCTGCAGCACAGAATATGAAAATAACTTTGCAGAGACGGTATAAAAATGCAGTTGTAGACAGCTCTCGTCAAAAGCAACTGGAAATGTTCCTTGGAATGAGATTATTCAAGCATCTTCCATCAGTTTCTTTTCACCCTCTAAAT GTAGTCTCTCGACCATCTGGTTTCTTCCTTAAGCCAGTTGCTAACATGTTTCCAAGTTCCAATGGTGAAGCCAGTCTTCTGAGTTTCAAAAGAAAAGACCTAATATGG GTTTGCCCACAAGCTGCAGATGTGGTTGAACTTTTTATCTATCTAGGTGAGCCTTGCCATGTATGTCAGCTTCTTCTCACAGTATCCCATGGCGCAGATGACTCGACCTATCCATCAACAGTTGATGTAAGGACGGGCCGCTGTTTAGATGGGCTAAAACTGGTCTTGGAG GGTGCTTCGATCCCTCACTGTGTAAATGGAACAAACCTTGTGATACCCATACCGGGGCCAATTAGTGCAGAGGATATGGCTATAACAGGAGCTGGTGCACGCCTTCATGCTCAAGATATATCTACCCTTCCATTATTGTATGATTTTGAAGAATTGGAAGGAGAACTTGACTTCCTTACTCGTGTAGTTGCCCTTACATTTTATCCCGCTGTCTCTGGAAGAACCCCTATCACTCTTGGTGAG ATAGAAGTCCTTGGAGTTTCTCTTCCTTGGAAGGGTGTATTTAATAAAGAAGGCCCTGGTGCAAGATTACCTGAACAGGCTAAAAACTTTCAGAATGAAACCAAACCATCTTTTTCTCGTTCAGATACCAATCCATTTTCTGGTGCTTCATCTAATGATGTGCCACCACCAGTGCAACCAAGTGTGTCCGAAGACAATTTGGTTGACCTGTTGACTGGAGAGGTCATCCTTTCAGAACAGATTGCTCAGCCAGTGATAGGAAATGCTGTGGATAAGGGAGGTGACTTGCTTGATTTTTTAGACCAAGCTGTTGTTGAATATCATGGTGCTCAAAATGATCATAAATTGTCTTCATCACACGATGGTAGATCTTCAGATAGCAGTTCCCAGCAGTACGTTGATCGATTGAAATCACTTACTGGGCCACGTATG GAAAGAAAACTAGACTTCATGGAAGCTATGAAACTTGAAATTGAGCGACTCCGGCTGAATATTTCTGCTGCTGAAAGGGATAGAGCTTTATTATCAATTGGAACTGATCCTGCTACCATAAATCCTAATGTGTTACTTGATGAACGTTACATGGGAAGGTTGTGCAGAGTTGCAAACTCCCTTGCTCTTCTTGGACAAGTGTCCTTGGAAGACAGAATTACATCTGCTATTGGTCTTGAGACTACTGATGACAATGTGATAGATTTTTGGAATATAAGTAAAATTGGGGAGTGTTGTTATGGGGGCATGTGTGAGGTGCGTGCTGAAACTGATCCACGTACAAGTAAATCCTTTTCAGAACCATCAGGTGGAGGTTCTCCTTCGATCTTGTTATGTTCTCAATGTCAAAGGAAAGTTTGTAAAGTTTGTTGTGCTGGGAGAGGAGCCCTTCTGGTTTCAGGCTATGGCTCAAGGGAGGCCACAAATTACAATGGTGTAGTAAGGCAGGGGGGATCAAGCCATGGTAGCCAGGTTGATATCTCTACAAATCGTTCAGTCGTGCTTGATGGTGTTGTTTGCAAACGATGCTGCCATGAGATTGTGCTTTTTGCTTTGATATTGGACTACGTTAGGGTTTTGTTAAGCATGAGGAGAAGTTCCCGTGCAGATGCTTCTGCGCATGAAGCCTTGAACCAGGTGACTGGATTTTCCTTAAAAGATGGTCTTTCTGAGAGTAATCAGTCTTCTGGAAAGAGATCCATTAAATCTCTGCGACAAGTACTTGACGGAGAGGAATCCCTTGCTGAGTTTCCATTCGCCAGCTTCTTACACTCG GTTGAAACGGCTACTGATTCAGCACCACTCTTGTCATTGCTTGCTCCTCTTGATTGTGGATCACGGCATTCTTACTGGAAAGCTCCTCCTAGTACAACCTCTGTTGAATTCATTATTGTTCTTGGTACCCTTTCTGATGTCAGTGGGGTTTCTTTGCTTATTAGTCCATGTGGTTACTCCGAGGCTGAAGCTCCCACC GTGCAAATCTGGGCCAGCAATAAAATACACAAGGAAGAAAGGTCATGCATGGGAAAATGGGATGTGCAGTCCCTGATCGCGTCTTCCTCAGAATATTTTGGACCAGAAAAATTGGTTAGAGAAGATCAGGTGCCTAGGCATGTGAAGTTTGCATTCAAGAATCCAGTTCGGTGTCGCATTATTTGGGTAACCTTACGTCTTCAACGACCTGGTTCAAGTTCTCTTAATTTTGAGAACTTGAATCTGTTGTCTCTTGATGAAAATCCATTTGCAGAAGTAACTCGGCGTGCCTCTTTCGGAGGAGCAGTTGAAAGAGAGCCCTGTCTTCATGCAAAAAGGATACTGGTAGTAGGAAGCCCAGTGAAAAAAGATCTGGCACGCACATCTTCACAAGGCTCTGATCAGATGAATATGAAAAACTGGGTGGAGAGAGATCCACAATTAAATAGATTTAGg GTTCCAATTGAGGCTGAGAGGTTGTTGGATAATGATATAGTCTTGGAACAGTTTCTATCTCCTGCTTCACCTTTGCTTGCTGGATTTCGTCTTGATGCTTTTGGTGCAATAAAACCTTTGGTTACCCATTCGCCGCCTTCAAATGCACGCATTTGGGATGTGTCAGCCACACTTTTAGATGACAGGCACATCTCTCCTGCTGTGCTGTATATACAAGTATCTATTTTCCAG GAACCCAACAACACGGTGACAGTAGCAGAATATAGGTTGCCAGAGGCTAAGCCTGGAACTGCTATGTACTTTGATTTCCCTAGAAAGATACAAACCCGCAGAATTACATTTAAACTTCTTGGAGATGTTACAGCATTTGCAGATGATCCAACAGAACAGGATGATCCAGGTTCCAGAGGTCTACCAGTAGCAGCCGGATTGTCATTAGCCAATAGAATTAAGTTGTATTACTATGATGATCCCTACGAACTTGGAAAATGGGCGAGCCTTTCAGCAGTTTGA